One window of Ralstonia pickettii DTP0602 genomic DNA carries:
- a CDS encoding polar amino acid ABC transporter permease (K10009: ABC.CYST.P; cystine transport system permease protein), translated as MSALQLVIDSLPVLLQGTLLTIKFALWSMVFGLMLGTVVALMGISHSRVLKAVARTYVSIMRGTPLLVQIFVVYYGLPGVGIALEPTPAGVLTLSLNVGAYLSESMRGAILGVARGQWLAAYSLGLTPAQALRYVVGPQALRLAVPSLSNSLISLIKDTSLVSVITVTELLRTAQEVIAATYQPLPLYLAVAAIYWVLSTGLSGLQHMLERRLSLPGRH; from the coding sequence ATGTCCGCTCTCCAGCTCGTCATCGATTCCCTGCCTGTGCTGCTGCAGGGCACGCTGCTGACCATCAAGTTCGCGTTGTGGTCGATGGTCTTCGGGCTGATGCTGGGGACGGTGGTGGCGCTGATGGGCATCAGCCACAGCCGCGTGCTCAAGGCAGTGGCGCGCACCTATGTCAGCATCATGCGCGGCACGCCGCTGCTGGTGCAGATCTTTGTCGTCTACTATGGGCTGCCCGGTGTTGGCATCGCGCTGGAACCCACCCCGGCGGGCGTGCTGACGCTCAGCCTGAACGTCGGCGCCTACCTGTCCGAGAGCATGCGCGGCGCAATCCTGGGCGTGGCGCGCGGTCAATGGCTGGCGGCCTACAGCCTGGGGCTGACGCCGGCGCAGGCGTTGCGCTACGTGGTCGGGCCGCAGGCGCTGCGGCTGGCAGTGCCGAGCCTGTCCAACAGCCTGATCAGCCTGATCAAGGACACCTCGCTGGTGTCGGTGATCACCGTGACTGAGCTGCTGCGCACGGCGCAGGAGGTGATCGCGGCCACTTACCAGCCATTGCCGCTGTACCTGGCGGTGGCGGCGATCTACTGGGTGCTGAGCACGGGCTTATCCGGGTTGCAGCATATGCTGGAGCGGCGCTTGTCGCTGCCGGGGCGGCACTGA